GGAAATTCTACCCAGGCCAGTTCCTTTCCAGCCCTTCCGGAGTTTCAGCCCCTGAAGTCTCCGATCGCTACACTCCACCTAATTTCATACCAGAAACTATTTTCAACGTAGGCCTCTGGATCGATCCGCCGCACATCTTCTTCCAGCCCTTTAGCAATCTCCCTATCCACCTCCTCCGCCTCTTCCTCGTCATCAATTTCCAGCAGCGGCATTTTAGCAGCAAACACTTCAAGGCAACGATTAAAGGCTTCGAGTGATGTGTTCACAAGGCTCACGTCGGAGTACCCCTCAAGCTTTTCCAGTACCACCCCTGAGGCAACATCAACCATCAGGCGTCCGAATACTCCAGTAGAACCGAAAAGAATCAAGTCACGACCATCAACGGTGACACGCTCCAGGGTTTCGACAGGGCGATACACTTCATACACAGCCTCTCCCGGAATACGCAAAGTCCAATTCTCCAGGATTTCATCAGTATAGGAAATTTCCACC
The Streptomyces sp. CGMCC 4.7035 DNA segment above includes these coding regions:
- a CDS encoding SUKH-4 family immunity protein, which encodes MTSEKLNMVEISYTDEILENWTLRIPGEAVYEVYRPVETLERVTVDGRDLILFGSTGVFGRLMVDVASGVVLEKLEGYSDVSLVNTSLEAFNRCLEVFAAKMPLLEIDDEEEAEEVDREIAKGLEEDVRRIDPEAYVENSFWYEIRWSVAIGDFRG